From one Magnolia sinica isolate HGM2019 chromosome 18, MsV1, whole genome shotgun sequence genomic stretch:
- the LOC131233431 gene encoding FCS-Like Zinc finger 8-like isoform X2 yields MTTQRKSRRPHLAFENFETEEREEEESMLRRQGLMAADHDPLSRPTHKYSRPTSSFFSSPRLFTAFSPKASAFSEPETVMSPTSILDSKTFSTIANPFWSDYNKNAKFAEEICGENWHPWEKTDSRRIGLGIIDSLNDEDKNGKTFTKQGSRMVLFGSQLKIQIPPLPPSAVSPAASPRSSCTYGIGTSNSQTGMATLKTPPGLETLSSPRVSTGCLSASEMELSEDYTCVIAHGPNPRTIHIFDNCIVESCGAIFSASGEEKSSCIDDRKANYSDTFLSFCYACKRDLRQGKDIYMYSGEKAFCSRKCCNQEFLFVEGMEKCTTDSSISSHSDEIVDSINSIGF; encoded by the exons ATGACCACTCAAAGAAAATCTCGTCGACCTCATTTAG catttgaaaattttgaaacagaggaaagggaagaagaagaatccatGTTGAGAAGGCAAGGCCTGATGGCTGCTGATCATGACCCACTCTCACGTCCCACGCATAAATACAGCAGACCCACTTCCTCATTCTTCAGCTCTCCAAGGCTCTTCACTGCCTTCTCTCCAAAGGCTTCTGCTTTCTCAGAGCCTGAGACTGTGATGAGCCCAACTTCAATCCTTGACAGCAAGACATTCTCCACCATTGCAAATCCTTTCTGGTCTGATTATAACAAAAATGCCAAATTTGCTGAAGAAATTTGCGGCGAAAACTGGCACCCTTGGGAGAAAACTGATTCGCGACGTATCGGACTTGGCATCATCGACTCTCTCAACGATGAGGACAAGAATGGAAAGACATTCACCAAACAGGGTAGTCGAATGGTCTTGTTCGGATCGCAGCTGAAGATCCAAATCCCCCCTCTCCCGCCTTCTGCAGTTTCTCCTGCCGCATCACCCAGATCCTCTTGCACTTATGGAATTGGAACCAGCAATTCCCAAACTGGCATGGCCACTTTGAAAACTCCGCCTGGTCTTGAAACACTGAGCTCTCCTCGAGTGTCCACAGGTTGTCTTTCTGCCAGTGAGATGGAGCTATCGGAGGACTACACATGTGTGATAGCACATGGGCCGAACCCGAGGACGATCCACATCTTTGACAATTGCATAGTGGAGAGCTGTGGTGCGATCTTTTCTGCCTCCGGGGAGGAAAAGAGTAGTTGCATAGATGATCGAAAGGCGAACTACTCAGACACTTTTCTAAGCTTCTGTTACGCGTGCAAGAGGGATCTCAGGCAGGGGAAGGACATCTACATGTACAG TGGCGAGAAAGCATTCTGCAGCCGCAAATGCTGCAACCAAGAGTTTCTATTTGTTGAGGGAATGGAGAAGTGCACAACGGATTCATCCATTTCATCACACTCCGATGAAATTGTTGATTCTATCAATAGCATTGGTTTTTGA
- the LOC131233431 gene encoding FCS-Like Zinc finger 8-like isoform X1, which yields MTTQRKSRRPHLVAAFENFETEEREEEESMLRRQGLMAADHDPLSRPTHKYSRPTSSFFSSPRLFTAFSPKASAFSEPETVMSPTSILDSKTFSTIANPFWSDYNKNAKFAEEICGENWHPWEKTDSRRIGLGIIDSLNDEDKNGKTFTKQGSRMVLFGSQLKIQIPPLPPSAVSPAASPRSSCTYGIGTSNSQTGMATLKTPPGLETLSSPRVSTGCLSASEMELSEDYTCVIAHGPNPRTIHIFDNCIVESCGAIFSASGEEKSSCIDDRKANYSDTFLSFCYACKRDLRQGKDIYMYSGEKAFCSRKCCNQEFLFVEGMEKCTTDSSISSHSDEIVDSINSIGF from the exons ATGACCACTCAAAGAAAATCTCGTCGACCTCATTTAG TGGCagcatttgaaaattttgaaacagaggaaagggaagaagaagaatccatGTTGAGAAGGCAAGGCCTGATGGCTGCTGATCATGACCCACTCTCACGTCCCACGCATAAATACAGCAGACCCACTTCCTCATTCTTCAGCTCTCCAAGGCTCTTCACTGCCTTCTCTCCAAAGGCTTCTGCTTTCTCAGAGCCTGAGACTGTGATGAGCCCAACTTCAATCCTTGACAGCAAGACATTCTCCACCATTGCAAATCCTTTCTGGTCTGATTATAACAAAAATGCCAAATTTGCTGAAGAAATTTGCGGCGAAAACTGGCACCCTTGGGAGAAAACTGATTCGCGACGTATCGGACTTGGCATCATCGACTCTCTCAACGATGAGGACAAGAATGGAAAGACATTCACCAAACAGGGTAGTCGAATGGTCTTGTTCGGATCGCAGCTGAAGATCCAAATCCCCCCTCTCCCGCCTTCTGCAGTTTCTCCTGCCGCATCACCCAGATCCTCTTGCACTTATGGAATTGGAACCAGCAATTCCCAAACTGGCATGGCCACTTTGAAAACTCCGCCTGGTCTTGAAACACTGAGCTCTCCTCGAGTGTCCACAGGTTGTCTTTCTGCCAGTGAGATGGAGCTATCGGAGGACTACACATGTGTGATAGCACATGGGCCGAACCCGAGGACGATCCACATCTTTGACAATTGCATAGTGGAGAGCTGTGGTGCGATCTTTTCTGCCTCCGGGGAGGAAAAGAGTAGTTGCATAGATGATCGAAAGGCGAACTACTCAGACACTTTTCTAAGCTTCTGTTACGCGTGCAAGAGGGATCTCAGGCAGGGGAAGGACATCTACATGTACAG TGGCGAGAAAGCATTCTGCAGCCGCAAATGCTGCAACCAAGAGTTTCTATTTGTTGAGGGAATGGAGAAGTGCACAACGGATTCATCCATTTCATCACACTCCGATGAAATTGTTGATTCTATCAATAGCATTGGTTTTTGA
- the LOC131233431 gene encoding FCS-Like Zinc finger 8-like isoform X3: MLRRQGLMAADHDPLSRPTHKYSRPTSSFFSSPRLFTAFSPKASAFSEPETVMSPTSILDSKTFSTIANPFWSDYNKNAKFAEEICGENWHPWEKTDSRRIGLGIIDSLNDEDKNGKTFTKQGSRMVLFGSQLKIQIPPLPPSAVSPAASPRSSCTYGIGTSNSQTGMATLKTPPGLETLSSPRVSTGCLSASEMELSEDYTCVIAHGPNPRTIHIFDNCIVESCGAIFSASGEEKSSCIDDRKANYSDTFLSFCYACKRDLRQGKDIYMYSGEKAFCSRKCCNQEFLFVEGMEKCTTDSSISSHSDEIVDSINSIGF; the protein is encoded by the exons atGTTGAGAAGGCAAGGCCTGATGGCTGCTGATCATGACCCACTCTCACGTCCCACGCATAAATACAGCAGACCCACTTCCTCATTCTTCAGCTCTCCAAGGCTCTTCACTGCCTTCTCTCCAAAGGCTTCTGCTTTCTCAGAGCCTGAGACTGTGATGAGCCCAACTTCAATCCTTGACAGCAAGACATTCTCCACCATTGCAAATCCTTTCTGGTCTGATTATAACAAAAATGCCAAATTTGCTGAAGAAATTTGCGGCGAAAACTGGCACCCTTGGGAGAAAACTGATTCGCGACGTATCGGACTTGGCATCATCGACTCTCTCAACGATGAGGACAAGAATGGAAAGACATTCACCAAACAGGGTAGTCGAATGGTCTTGTTCGGATCGCAGCTGAAGATCCAAATCCCCCCTCTCCCGCCTTCTGCAGTTTCTCCTGCCGCATCACCCAGATCCTCTTGCACTTATGGAATTGGAACCAGCAATTCCCAAACTGGCATGGCCACTTTGAAAACTCCGCCTGGTCTTGAAACACTGAGCTCTCCTCGAGTGTCCACAGGTTGTCTTTCTGCCAGTGAGATGGAGCTATCGGAGGACTACACATGTGTGATAGCACATGGGCCGAACCCGAGGACGATCCACATCTTTGACAATTGCATAGTGGAGAGCTGTGGTGCGATCTTTTCTGCCTCCGGGGAGGAAAAGAGTAGTTGCATAGATGATCGAAAGGCGAACTACTCAGACACTTTTCTAAGCTTCTGTTACGCGTGCAAGAGGGATCTCAGGCAGGGGAAGGACATCTACATGTACAG TGGCGAGAAAGCATTCTGCAGCCGCAAATGCTGCAACCAAGAGTTTCTATTTGTTGAGGGAATGGAGAAGTGCACAACGGATTCATCCATTTCATCACACTCCGATGAAATTGTTGATTCTATCAATAGCATTGGTTTTTGA